From Halomicrobium salinisoli, the proteins below share one genomic window:
- a CDS encoding AsnC family transcriptional regulator, whose translation MDGLDDTDREILGLLLEDARRPYSEIGEAVDLSGPAVADRIDRLRERGLIEGFTVELDRSMLREGVHVFVSLDVDPTAAERVADALAGVDAVEHVFRSVDARVTFTATVPDGDVTALLGAHDLLEDVREYEVRVLADAEWTPGLGDAELAPECAECGNSVDAEGTSATLDSETYYFCCASCESRFVEQYEELREGA comes from the coding sequence ATGGACGGCCTCGACGACACCGACCGCGAGATCCTCGGCCTGCTGCTCGAAGACGCTCGCCGCCCCTACAGCGAGATCGGCGAGGCCGTCGACCTGTCGGGTCCCGCGGTCGCCGACCGCATCGACCGCCTCCGCGAGCGGGGGCTCATCGAGGGCTTCACCGTCGAACTTGACCGGTCGATGCTCCGCGAGGGCGTCCACGTGTTCGTCTCCCTCGACGTCGATCCGACGGCCGCCGAGCGCGTCGCCGACGCGCTGGCCGGCGTCGACGCCGTCGAGCACGTCTTCCGGAGCGTCGACGCCCGGGTGACCTTCACCGCGACGGTTCCGGACGGCGACGTGACGGCGCTGCTGGGCGCCCACGACCTCCTCGAGGACGTCCGCGAGTACGAGGTTCGGGTCCTGGCCGACGCCGAGTGGACGCCGGGCCTCGGCGACGCGGAACTGGCCCCCGAGTGCGCCGAGTGCGGGAACTCCGTCGACGCCGAGGGGACGTCGGCGACGCTCGACAGTGAGACCTACTACTTCTGCTGTGCGTCCTGCGAGTCGCGGTTCGTCGAACAGTACGAGGAGCTCCGCGAGGGCGCGTGA
- a CDS encoding metal-dependent transcriptional regulator produces the protein MLSATMEDYLKALYRLQRDEEGPVSTSALADALDVTPPTASSTLEKLEDRGFVEREKYAGARLSPEGETVALEVIRHHRLLETYLTEYLGYDWADVHDEADRLEHHISEEFERRVAAALDDPEVDPHGDPIPNETLEPVDEEPPETLGEHGIGDVLVVERVSDRDPEELAYLSERGIAPETELTVVDVAPIGMVTVEVDGDEVALPDRIADMIHVRTADREATA, from the coding sequence ATGCTGAGCGCGACGATGGAGGACTACCTCAAGGCCCTCTACCGGCTCCAGCGCGACGAGGAGGGGCCCGTCTCGACCTCGGCGCTGGCCGACGCGCTGGACGTCACCCCGCCGACGGCGTCGAGCACGCTCGAGAAGCTCGAGGACCGCGGGTTCGTCGAGCGCGAGAAGTACGCCGGCGCGCGCCTGAGCCCCGAGGGCGAGACCGTCGCGCTCGAGGTGATCCGCCACCATCGCCTGCTGGAGACGTACCTCACCGAGTACCTCGGCTACGACTGGGCCGACGTCCACGACGAGGCGGACCGCCTCGAACACCACATCAGCGAGGAGTTCGAGCGCCGCGTCGCCGCCGCGCTGGACGACCCCGAGGTCGATCCGCACGGCGACCCCATCCCGAACGAGACGCTCGAACCCGTCGACGAGGAACCGCCCGAGACGCTCGGCGAGCACGGGATCGGCGACGTCCTCGTCGTCGAGCGGGTCAGCGACCGCGACCCCGAGGAACTGGCCTACCTCTCCGAGCGGGGGATCGCGCCCGAAACCGAACTGACCGTCGTCGACGTCGCGCCGATCGGTATGGTCACCGTCGAGGTCGACGGCGACGAGGTGGCGCTGCCGGACCGGATCGCGGACATGATCCACGTCCGGACCGCCGACAGGGAGGCGACCGCCTGA
- a CDS encoding metal-dependent hydrolase, which translates to MYRNGHLGAALLLYAPVGFALIGAGHQGLALVGGAVVASLATLPDCDHSLPFVEHRGPTHTLAFAALVGAGVGAAGHFAAGLVPGYDAAALSGFGFAVGALAVVSHLLADGLTPAGITPFWPLSKRWFSASIVRADNWLANQLLLGLGLAAVGAVIVLAR; encoded by the coding sequence GTGTACCGGAACGGACACCTCGGGGCGGCGCTGCTGCTGTACGCGCCGGTTGGGTTCGCGCTGATCGGGGCGGGCCACCAGGGCCTCGCGCTCGTCGGCGGCGCGGTCGTCGCGTCGCTGGCGACGCTGCCGGACTGCGACCACAGCCTGCCGTTCGTCGAGCACCGGGGCCCGACGCACACGCTGGCGTTCGCGGCCCTGGTCGGCGCCGGCGTCGGCGCCGCCGGCCACTTCGCGGCCGGGCTCGTTCCCGGCTACGACGCCGCAGCGCTGTCCGGGTTCGGGTTCGCCGTCGGCGCGCTGGCCGTCGTCTCGCACCTGCTGGCCGACGGCCTGACGCCGGCCGGCATCACGCCGTTCTGGCCGCTCTCGAAGCGGTGGTTCTCGGCCTCGATCGTCCGGGCGGACAACTGGCTGGCCAATCAACTGCTGCTCGGGCTGGGACTGGCCGCCGTCGGCGCGGTGATCGTCCTGGCGCGATAG
- a CDS encoding MTH865 family protein: MVDRTELREQFVEAFEDADYPVSSPMDLVPALPNGPSTTFESGEFSMTAMELNTKLSGDFPYDDVDAFVDDVMDELAEQDLV; the protein is encoded by the coding sequence ATGGTAGACCGAACGGAACTCAGAGAGCAGTTCGTCGAGGCATTCGAGGACGCCGACTATCCCGTCTCCAGTCCGATGGACCTCGTGCCGGCGCTGCCGAACGGCCCCTCGACGACGTTCGAGTCGGGCGAGTTCTCGATGACCGCGATGGAGCTGAACACGAAGCTCTCCGGTGACTTCCCCTACGACGACGTCGACGCCTTCGTCGACGACGTCATGGACGAACTGGCCGAGCAGGACCTCGTCTAG
- a CDS encoding DJ-1/PfpI family protein: MGKDILTIVGDFGEDYEIMVPFQALQAVGHDVDAVCPDKEAGDAVKTAVHDFRGDQTYVEERGHDFELNATMDEVEPSDYDALVVPGGRAPEYLRTYDEVLDAVRHFFEEDKPVAALCHGPQILAAADVLDGYEMTAYPAVRAECEAAGCSWVDEVTRDGNLVTGQAWPDHPEWIAEFLDLLGTEVSHGEPVAADD, translated from the coding sequence ATGGGCAAAGACATCCTCACGATCGTCGGCGACTTCGGCGAAGATTACGAAATCATGGTCCCCTTCCAGGCGCTCCAGGCGGTCGGCCACGACGTCGACGCGGTGTGTCCCGACAAGGAGGCGGGCGACGCGGTCAAGACCGCGGTCCACGACTTCCGGGGCGATCAGACCTACGTCGAGGAGCGGGGTCACGACTTCGAGCTGAACGCGACCATGGACGAGGTCGAGCCGAGCGACTACGACGCGCTGGTCGTCCCCGGCGGCCGGGCGCCGGAGTACCTCCGGACCTACGACGAGGTGCTCGACGCGGTCCGGCACTTCTTCGAGGAAGACAAGCCCGTCGCGGCGCTGTGCCACGGGCCGCAGATCCTCGCCGCGGCGGACGTCCTCGACGGCTACGAGATGACGGCCTATCCCGCCGTCCGCGCCGAGTGCGAGGCCGCTGGCTGCTCGTGGGTCGACGAGGTCACGCGGGACGGCAACCTCGTCACCGGGCAGGCGTGGCCCGATCACCCGGAGTGGATCGCCGAGTTCCTCGACCTGCTCGGGACGGAGGTCAGCCACGGCGAGCCGGTCGCGGCCGACGACTGA
- a CDS encoding HAD-IIA family hydrolase, giving the protein MVEAAIVDLDGTVYHGDDPLPGASEGIDALRAAGASLLFFSNNPVYDGEDYVERLQGMGLDVRHGEAVSAADVTREYLVERHPGDDIFLVGTDALADMLRTADLTLTDEPEAADVLLASWTPEFGYDDLVDALRVADGDGTVLLGTDPDRTFPGSEGKPIPGSGAVINAVAGVLEREPDRVLGKPSAEATATALERLGVPAEDVLVVGDRLDTDVAMGERAGMETAVVLTGVTDRAAVEASDVSPDHVLDSLAEVGRLVN; this is encoded by the coding sequence ATGGTCGAGGCCGCGATCGTCGATCTCGACGGGACGGTGTACCACGGCGACGACCCGCTGCCGGGGGCGAGCGAGGGCATCGACGCGCTGCGGGCGGCGGGCGCGTCGCTTTTGTTCTTCTCGAACAACCCCGTCTACGACGGCGAGGACTACGTCGAACGACTCCAGGGGATGGGACTGGACGTCCGACACGGCGAGGCCGTCTCGGCGGCCGACGTGACCCGCGAGTACCTGGTCGAGCGCCACCCGGGAGACGACATATTCCTGGTGGGGACCGACGCGCTGGCGGACATGCTCCGGACGGCGGACCTGACACTGACCGACGAGCCGGAGGCGGCCGACGTCCTGCTGGCCTCGTGGACGCCCGAGTTCGGGTACGACGACCTCGTGGACGCGCTCCGCGTCGCCGACGGTGACGGGACCGTACTGCTGGGCACCGACCCGGACCGGACTTTCCCCGGGAGCGAGGGCAAGCCCATCCCGGGGTCCGGCGCCGTGATCAACGCCGTCGCGGGGGTGCTGGAGCGGGAGCCGGACCGCGTGCTGGGCAAGCCCTCGGCGGAGGCGACGGCGACGGCACTCGAGCGGCTCGGCGTTCCCGCGGAGGACGTGCTCGTCGTCGGCGACCGACTGGACACCGACGTCGCTATGGGCGAGCGGGCGGGCATGGAGACGGCCGTCGTGCTGACCGGGGTCACCGACAGGGCGGCCGTCGAGGCCAGCGACGTCTCCCCGGACCACGTCCTCGACTCACTGGCCGAAGTCGGCCGACTCGTCAACTGA
- a CDS encoding YqjF family protein — MNSGVEPLAVAVSDVLFCHWPIDEDAAEAVVPPWLSPDALAGSAWASVVALRMDRFDAFGLPVREGLEAVNLRTYVRGPSGDRGVYFRSLDATDRLAVGTARRLFRLPYHRARIDRSESGGKTTVLARRCDGSGAGVTATFSPEGEPDPPEPDTLHSFLTERYRYFTEGPLGTRLVGSVGHEPWPLQPVDATVEVDGLLSAEGIETDGDPLYHYSPGVRIRIGPPGPVRSAPAGRRRDGEV; from the coding sequence ATGAATTCGGGCGTCGAGCCGCTGGCGGTCGCGGTCAGCGACGTGCTGTTCTGCCACTGGCCGATCGACGAGGACGCGGCCGAGGCCGTCGTTCCGCCGTGGCTCTCGCCGGACGCTCTCGCGGGATCGGCCTGGGCCAGCGTCGTCGCGCTGCGGATGGACCGCTTCGACGCGTTCGGGCTGCCGGTGCGCGAGGGCCTGGAGGCCGTGAACCTGCGGACGTACGTCCGGGGGCCGTCGGGCGACCGCGGCGTCTACTTCCGCTCGCTCGACGCGACCGACAGGCTGGCCGTCGGGACGGCCCGGCGGCTGTTCAGGCTCCCGTACCACCGCGCGCGGATCGACCGGTCCGAAAGCGGCGGGAAGACGACCGTCCTCGCCCGCCGGTGCGACGGGTCGGGCGCCGGCGTCACGGCGACGTTCTCGCCGGAGGGCGAGCCCGACCCGCCGGAGCCGGACACACTCCACTCGTTTCTGACGGAGCGGTACCGCTACTTCACTGAGGGCCCGCTCGGGACGCGGCTCGTCGGGTCGGTGGGCCACGAGCCGTGGCCGCTCCAGCCGGTCGACGCGACCGTCGAGGTGGACGGCCTCCTCTCGGCGGAGGGGATCGAGACCGACGGGGACCCGCTGTATCACTACAGCCCGGGCGTCCGAATCCGGATCGGCCCGCCGGGACCGGTCCGCTCGGCGCCTGCGGGGCGTCGCCGAGACGGAGAAGTATAA
- a CDS encoding macro domain-containing protein — protein sequence MDFEVVQGDIAAQSADVLVNAAGTSLQMGSGVAGALRRGAGQEINDAAVEKGPVDLGEVAVTDAYNLDADHVIHAAAMPHYGDGKATAESIRDATRNALARADELGAESMVIPALGCGVAGFDLAEGAEIVAEEIRDYEPDSLEDVRFIAYSEGEYQTVQRVADQVRSR from the coding sequence ATGGACTTCGAGGTCGTTCAGGGCGACATCGCCGCACAGTCGGCGGACGTGCTCGTCAACGCCGCCGGGACGAGCCTGCAGATGGGGTCGGGGGTCGCCGGCGCGCTCCGCCGCGGCGCGGGCCAGGAGATCAACGACGCGGCCGTCGAGAAGGGGCCCGTCGACCTCGGCGAGGTGGCGGTGACGGACGCCTACAACCTCGACGCCGACCACGTGATCCACGCCGCCGCGATGCCCCACTACGGCGACGGGAAGGCCACGGCCGAGAGCATCCGCGACGCGACCCGCAACGCGCTGGCGCGGGCCGACGAACTCGGAGCGGAGTCGATGGTGATCCCGGCGCTCGGCTGCGGCGTCGCCGGGTTCGACCTCGCGGAGGGCGCCGAGATCGTCGCCGAGGAGATCCGCGACTACGAGCCCGACTCCCTCGAGGACGTCCGCTTCATCGCCTACAGCGAGGGCGAGTACCAGACCGTCCAGCGCGTGGCCGACCAGGTCCGGTCGCGGTGA